From Quercus lobata isolate SW786 chromosome 1, ValleyOak3.0 Primary Assembly, whole genome shotgun sequence, one genomic window encodes:
- the LOC115953829 gene encoding uncharacterized protein LOC115953829, with product MRKEMDELRSAIKEKTDRNVDKMVRATDSPFTAAVLECPVPSKFRLPQLEPFDGLKDPQDHLNTFKTTLGLQQPPDEILCHSFPTTLKGAAREWFTKLPNSSIDNFDQLSSAFLRHFIGGQRPRRPVNYLLTIRQGEKETLRSYVKRFTQETLEVDEVDDKVQLTTFKARLRSRDLVAFLAKNPLKTMAKMLLKAQKYMNVEDALAAIKDAEKPGDKAKREDVGTMTGTGGRMIKILGR from the coding sequence ATGAGGAAGGAAATGGACGAACTAAGGAGCGCCATTAAGGAGAAGACGGACCGAAACGTAGACAAAATGGTAAGGGCTACGGATTCACCATTCACCGCCGCGGTACTTGAATGCCCTGTACCGTCAAAGTTTCGCTTACCTCAACTTGAACCATTCGACGGACTAAAAGACCCACaggatcatcttaataccttCAAGACGACTCTAGGTCTTCAACAACCACCTGACGAGATACTGTGTCATTCCTTCCCAacgactctcaaaggagctgcaagagaATGGTTTACGAAGTTGCCAAACTCGTCCATAGACAACTTCGACCAGTTAAGTAGTGCCTTCTTGCGCCATTTCATAGGGGGGCAACGTCCAAGGAGGCCAGTAAACTACTTACTCACCATAagacagggagagaaggaaACTCTAAGGTCGTACGTCAAACGATTCACCCAGGAGACTTTGGAGGTGGACGAAGTTGATGACAAGGTACAGTTGACGACCTTCAAAGCGAGGTTGAGGTCTAGAGACCTCGTGGCTTTCCTCGCAAAGAACCCCTTAAAAACGATGGCGAAAATGCTCCTGAAggcacagaagtacatgaatgttGAAGATGCTTTAGCTGCCATAAAAGATGCCGAGAAGCCAGGAGACAAGGCTAAGAGGGAAGACGTCGGAACAATGACGGGAACAGGAGGAAGGATGATAAAAATCCTCGGACGGTAA
- the LOC115990064 gene encoding protein FLC EXPRESSOR has protein sequence MSRRNHHREIQVPLSRIEDRRGGLLLHGSRSHHPHSLILEDRIAIQHREIQSLLGDNQQLASAHVALKHDLSAAQHDLRVLSVTASDIKAERDAEIRDVYERSLKLDAEARAVDAMTSELARVQADLHQFGSARQDLTAQLQALEDDLARVREDSQEVPEIKAEIEIMRKEIQRGRAAIEYEKKTRVSNLEQRKVMERSMISMANEIEKLHAELANAEKRARAAVAAATAANPSPGYTTSYGNPDMAYGGNSYPDPYGINKVQGAANAGPQFVSGAILNGPYDTQQTHVHR, from the exons atgTCCAGACGAAACCACCACCGCGAAATCCAAGTCCCACTCTCCCGAATCGAAGACCGTCGTGGTGGTCTCCTCCTCCACGGTAGTAGGTCCCACCACCCACACTCGTTGATCCTCGAAGACCGCATCGCCATCCAACACCGCGAGATCCAATCCCTCCTCGGCGATAACCAACAGCTCGCCTCCGCACACGTGGCACTCAAACACGACCTCTCCGCTGCTCAGCACGACCTTCGCGTCTTATCGGTCACCGCCTCCGATATCAAGGCCGAGAGAGACGCTGAAATCAGAGACGTCTACGAGAGGTCCTTGAAGCTCGACGCCGAGGCTCGAGCCGTCGATGCTATGACGTCAGAGCTCGCTCGTGTCCAAGCTGACTTGCATCAATTCGGCTCGGCGCGCCAGGACCTCACGGCGCAGCTTCAGGCCCTCGAGGACGACCTTGCGAGGGTTCGTGAGGACTCGCAGGAGGTTCCGGAGATTAAGGCCGAGATTGAGATCATGCGCAAGGAAATTCAGAGAGGaag GGCTGCTATTGAATATGAGAAGAAAACGCGTGTTAGTAACCTTGAGCAAAGGAAGGTAATGGAGAGAAGTATGATTTCCATGgctaatgaaattgaaaaactaCATGCAGAGCTAGCTAATGCTGAGAAGAGAGCAAGAGCTGCAGTTGCTGCAGCCACAGCAGCAAACCCAA GTCCTGGATATACTACAAGCTATGGTAATCCTGATATGGCATATGGAGGAAATTCATACCCTGATCCCTATGGCATTAATAAG GTTCAAGGTGCTGCTAATGCTGGTCCTCAATTCGTTTCTGGAGCAATCCTGAATGGCCCTTATGACACACAACAAACACATGTACATAGATAG